The following DNA comes from Anticarsia gemmatalis isolate Benzon Research Colony breed Stoneville strain chromosome 10, ilAntGemm2 primary, whole genome shotgun sequence.
TGACAAATGATCGGCCGAATAGAACGGTCGACGCGAGCGCCCGTGCGATCGCGAGATCCAACCTTCCCATAAATCTACTTCGAAAAACTCAAATTAATCTTAGTAGAGGATGTTTAGCTATCACTCTAAGATTCCCGCGTCCCCTAAACTTGGTGTTCAACGGGagatttataaattgaaaagtcCTTCGATTTATTAGGGATTAGCATAAGCTTGTTGAATTAACACCTGATGGGATATAATCAATTATAGCGACGAGTGACGAGATTCTACTGTgaaggaaattttatttttacgattttgatgataaataatGTGGCTCTTCGTAATTTTAACGGAAGATAAATCTCCGTGTATAGACAGCAGCGACACATTTTATGCAGCGATCGGCTTTAATGAGTTTCATGAACTGTGACATTTTATGCAAACATTTGAACATAAACATGTTTAAACAATAAGTTAAGTGTGAACACAACACAATGATACTGTCAAAGTTACCAAGTTATGACATGGCGCGAGTTACACCTTGCCACCTCTCGCAGTATACCGGCTGTTCAAAACTTTGACAAAGttgtaaaagtaaattatgtGTAATTATCAACTTCATTTCGCTTAGGTGtgcaaaatgttatattaagtaACAACGTTCAAGTTTTAATGTCACTTGAAGCAGCGATCATCGTCCCAAATTCAGAGTGCCTAGTATGTTAGTTAATAAGTGATGTTGCATTGTTCAACTTTGCCGGCTCAACTTTCAAGGGATAAGTAGCGCCGGCTactttatagaataataaactATGTTGCGGTACCTAGAGCACCTAAGTCTCTAAACTATATAATAGTTTACAATTTACATGAATTAGGGTTTACTTAAAACTTCATTACCTACTTTGGGCTACAAAGTCTGGAGGGAAATAGGTTATATGAAAAAGCTATCAGCTACATCTGTTGAAGTTGATTTCAAATAAGTGTATACGAATTTTAATTGTGACAGTTAAGGTTAAAAACGTTATTATGTGGCAAAATAGACATTATGACATTCGTACTAATCAAATACATTTGTATCAACAGAAAACATCGATATAACACAATTATGAAGGAAATATGAATACAACGTTTAATTAAGTAGCAAGAATAGGTTATTTCAGTGACAAGCGGTGCGATAAATTTTACTCTACCATCTTACCAATTTCACGGGAGCGAAGATTTCCGTCGTCGTTAACAGATAAGCCTAAAACACGACGGCATTACTTAAGATGACAGATTTTATTGCTTTCTCGTTTTCATTTTTATGACACAAAAATTTATTGCCCTCGATGCCTTCTATTCCGTTTCTGAAGCCTTAATTTTAAAGCGAATTAAAGCGTTCATATAGCTTTCGTAAGCCTGAAATGAACTGTAAAAAATtaaggatataaaaatattatctttggCTTATAACATACTATTATGATTTAAAGATTACCTTgatacttttaacaaaaaatacgaaGCATGAttacactaaaaatataaatcggtgtttatttttagatattttcaaaTTCTATGCGCTTACGTAACATATTTTCAAATCATGTGAATATAGACCTTAACAAATGGAATAATAACATGAAATTCGCGTACTTGTCGAAACGTGTGAACACAGAAATCCGAACCGCAGTTTCAGTAAGCTGTTTACCTTCTACGAAGCCGAGAAGCCGTAACTTCGAAGTTTACTTTAAACAACCTGCTACGTTAAATAACTATACGCGTAATTGTAAGCCAGTGAGGCAACTTAGCGTGTTCTAACAATGCTAAGTAGTTAAGGTTTTGctacaattaattttagttgTATACAATCAATTTTAACTTTGGTTTATAGTAACAAAGTTTTACTTAATAACTGTAATCAGCTCTCTTATTTGAATATCCGAGTAGTGGAGTATGCGACTACCAATCAAGAGGTCTTAAAATGGCAAAACTATATCCCGTTTTATATTTCCTGACGGAGCTTGGTAATGTGTCTGTTATATTATGAAGATAAGGAAGCCAGGTATTACATATAAAGCAGCTAAATGAAACTTTTATTCGGTCTTCTGGCTACACCTTGAGTAAAAAAACATGAGTAATGTTCgagtagtgttttttttattaaaaaatattaaatgaaaagttCAACTATGGATACTGTGGAGTGTAACTGTACAACGTTACAGGACAAAGAGTGGTCGTTCAGAACCGGTGCTTACAAATTGGAATTTGACTGTGCTGAAGCGTCGAATCGGTAGTcatgaatatttatgttttggcAACAACTGCCCATAAAAACTCCAACTGTAACGCAgtcagtgatttttttttaaatacgcgTGTATCGAAACGTTTTGCTTACTTGTCTCTATGGtcgttgaaaaaatattgtcatactttttacatatacaaataaaatcacgccttttttctgtagaggtaggcagagactaaacgTTGCCACTTGCTACAATGCCTACATCCCTTGGTTTATTCACAAACGCATATATTGGCTTAAAGTATTAGGCGGTTACGGGCATTCAGCATCTTACGCATAATATGTCCTTTTTGCTAGATTTTACGtttgtgtatgtctttctagggtaGGGTTTTATTCTATTTGAGTTTGAAGACGCTGTCAGGGTGTGGTATTTGTGGCACAACATTGTAGTTTCTGGCCACTTACAAACCAAACGCACCTAAAATATAAGGTGTTTTAATATTCctaatttctaatattaaaaatttcgCTAAAATTATAAGatcaaatcaaattgaaaaACCAGAGTAAATACGTAATAAGTTTATTCAACTTTCTTTAATTCCTTCtgacttttagttttattactttccCAATTAATCCTTTGTACGCTTTGTTCCGATGCTCTAGTTTCATTAACGGGTTCtgctgaaaacaaaaacaaaattgggGAGTGCATATTACTGATATCAatggtatattaaaatttgtatggtattgtttaagtaattttgatatgttcacaaaagttaaaatattctgCAATACTCCGGAATGCATATGTTTTTCCAAGCAATTGTTGAGATTGCTATCATAACATGCAATTATCATTGTTTTCGTTTAACAAACTCTGTTACACGTATCGCGAATTATTTACAAGAAATGAAGCTATCGGTTTGCCAATATAGAAACACATGCGATAAAgctttaaaatgaatataaggAAAGTTTAAAACTTTGATTAATGTTAATGTGGTCTGTAGTTGACCTTAGGTTATTCCCTTTTTCAATGAAACCtcatatctttatattttttccaaatcCAACTGATGATGACGTAatatgtattagtatagataaagtttGTTGAATCTACACTTTTTacgaattatataaatatgaaaattatttgtatggGTGTTTATTACTCGATTAACTCCGGAATGGATTATGATGATATCAAGTAGAAATAcagtttataacttggattaacgCATAGTATCTAATCCCGGGTAATTTCTTTGTCGTAGACAGAAGCAAgttcaaatatacatatattgtaaaACCTACGATGGACGCTCAATTTAATCGGGACATCTCCGATTGTAACAGCTGGTGGCCGAGGCGCGACGCAAAGCTCCAGCCTGAAGCTCTTCATCTCAGCCATTGTTGGCATATTGTTGGACGTCGGAACTATTGACTCATCCGCGGCTAAGAGACGACCGATCTTCATTACTGCCTGTATATCATTGTTTGAGTTTATTTTAGCAAAGGAAAGAACAAGATCTAGTTTAGTTTACTATTAGTAGTAGTTTAGTATCCAGTTTTACCAAGCTCCGGATAAGTTACGCAAACTCTTTATAATAACCAACCAGACATTAGACAAGGTAATCAATGTGTGTCGGTGTCTAATGCAAACTTTATGAATactattgatttattaaaaaaacacgaaatattACTGTTCGCTGTCAGCTTTAAAGTTATGTATTAATTGTAAGATCTTCATACCGCGTGTTTGTTTCTGAGATACATGTATCAGAATCAGTAATATAGATTTTGGGATTATATACTTGGAAGTGTAGTTTAATCTTACATTAGAGTTAAGATTACTTACAAATCGAGTAGGCAAAGGCAAGGCAGGACGAGCGTACACTGGTGGACATGCGAGAACAACTGATAAAGGGACGAACATCTTCAGTATAGTAAAAGGCATTGTGGTCATTAGTAACTCTGAAAAATACATCATATATTTGtagttcaaagaaaaaataccaCCAATTgcgaaaaattttaaaataatttaataagattgCAAGGTTACTTGTAAAGCTCTCATATTGTTACTTACCAGGATACAATCTATTAGGAAATTTAGCAGAAGTGGAAAAGTAAGGTTTAATTTTTGGATAAAAATCTTCGGTTATTTCGAACACGCGTAGTATTTGTCCATCTCTAGGTCCTTCTACATACAAAATGACTGTATCACCCGTGTCTAAGGCAAAGCCTGTCAAAAGATTATCTCTTATACCAGTCAGGACTACATCTTCATTAATTTCTGTGATATGACGTAATATTGCCATAATGccctctgtatcattgactagaAAGTACAATCTTGAATATCTCTTCGGCATTCTTTGGGGTTTGCATCCAACTAAACCAATTGACACTTCTAATGTCATCTGTGCTTCTAAAATTGTGCTTGCAGGAACCACTAGATTTGGAATCAACGGTTTTCTTACTGCATTTATATCGTTACTGCAAATCCCTTCTCGTTCGAGAGGTGCTACAGAAATATCTGGTGGATATAACGCATATTCTCCTCTTATTAGTGAGTTCACTGCGTTTGATAGTTCTCTTGCATCAATCTTAGTTGTTGCAATAATGATATCGGTATCTAGATTTGGTAACTTAGGTGGTACAGCTGAACCAAAATCACGATCACCTTTTGCATATCCAAAGAATTTTGGTTTGTCATTTATTGATGGTACTGGTCTGATTCCACGAAgctataattaaaatgaatattaattgatGGTTTCGAGGCCGATTGTAATTCgttattgcaaaataattataaaaaatgttgttttatgaaATCCTGATTCATTTGCAAAATGATTTAAATGTGATTTAGATACCTCGATTTTATAAACGTGATCTAAAAAGCCAGCCATCACTTCAGACGCATTATGTTCCAGCGGTACCGCGTGATgatcattaaaatctatttcatTCTTAGTTTTCAGCTGTTGCAGTTCGGAAACATGTTCTTCCTCTCCCATAATCCATTTTGTGTAAATGTGAGAAATTCTAAAACAAAGAAGCTATTTCAATGTGCGTTtcctttataacatttaagagaaattaaaaaaatatgaaaagctaTTGGAATTTCAAGTCTTAGAGCATAGAGAATACAGCATAGTAACGCGGACAGAAAAATACCCATCGCTAAAGTATAGCTAAGCCACTTTATGCTCTGACCAGTTAGGGAGTAATTGTACAGAAAAATACTCACTTATGTTTTTTAAACTCTTCCAAAGGAACATCCGTGAGAGTGccaatattaacaaatataacgGGATGATCATCTTGTGCCGGCAAATTTGCACTTGCAACTAGAACTATCATATCACCGAGTTCGCTTGGTTTGTCACCAACAACTTCAAACGGAATTATTCTGCCCGTTcctggaaataataatataacttgactttttaatactttttattctaaCATTATGatcgttatttttcttttgaatacgAATCTTTTTACATTAGTTTGTAATTCATGAGAGGATCAATGTTTTTGAAGAGCCATCTTcagaactattattattaaaagagtTAACTTCAAGgacttaaatattattgagCCTTATTTAAACAAGtacatttatatcaaaatattcgaGTAAAATCTGAATTGTTGAATAAATACGAAAATGCAGaacatattcaaaatattatatttgtcataaaagCCCTTGAATTAACTCGACAGTTGAAGAGCCGATAGCATGGGTACTTATTATACGTTCATAAGagttattattatcataagtaGTCTATAGGGGATCGTAATAAGGACCTTCGACCTCTCCAAGTACATAAATTGGCCCGAGTTTTCCAATTACGTT
Coding sequences within:
- the LOC142976289 gene encoding uncharacterized protein LOC142976289, coding for MSDKKTPKTPASAESSKLCLSTFTLTFVVEVLGIDIFHDCNEGAIDLGPGPVQGMKLQYQLVPGHNYDVDILIWPHTAKIWCGMNSGWVRTWYFLQRRWLAFSIRHALPVRVLEYRCHYATVNPIMGLGTLSANAKNDKCAEVYLPKLSFGERRQFASVQELEESLINFIIDLIWSLVSKFIPASNLDGPFDTPYPVTDKRHQDAVLEHVQELILNKEQSEFGESVLVLESTTNPALKSKDPKDKKKVAEVIKFEIKLSGDSIISGTGRIIPFEVVGDKPSELGDMIVLVASANLPAQDDHPVIFVNIGTLTDVPLEEFKKHKISHIYTKWIMGEEEHVSELQQLKTKNEIDFNDHHAVPLEHNASEVMAGFLDHVYKIELRGIRPVPSINDKPKFFGYAKGDRDFGSAVPPKLPNLDTDIIIATTKIDARELSNAVNSLIRGEYALYPPDISVAPLEREGICSNDINAVRKPLIPNLVVPASTILEAQMTLEVSIGLVGCKPQRMPKRYSRLYFLVNDTEGIMAILRHITEINEDVVLTGIRDNLLTGFALDTGDTVILYVEGPRDGQILRVFEITEDFYPKIKPYFSTSAKFPNRLYPELLMTTMPFTILKMFVPLSVVLACPPVYARPALPLPTRFAVMKIGRLLAADESIVPTSNNMPTMAEMKSFRLELCVAPRPPAVTIGDVPIKLSVHPEPVNETRASEQSVQRINWESNKTKSQKELKKVE